One window from the genome of Rufibacter tibetensis encodes:
- a CDS encoding DEAD/DEAH box helicase — MIQNILNTLKIASLNEMQEQTLAAAQKSDVILLSPTGSGKTLGYLLSVLPRLKPEVQEVQALILAPSRELAMQIEQVFRSMATGFRVDSLYGGHATNPEKRSLTNPPALLVGTPGRIAYHLREENFSTAAIKTLVLDEFDKSLEYGFQEDMAYIIGQLREVDKRLLVSATAMPQVPSFTKLKNPITVNFLQEANNAPDLQVKAVEVQKGNKMSALMGVLCSIGTASSMVFCNQRDTVEAVSDFLRDKGLPHGIFHGGLEQPDRERTLMKFRNGTYRTLVSTDLAARGLDIPEVEFVIHFQVPDQENFTHRNGRTARMNAKGTSYLLLQPGEKPPYLPKIPPLENLPAKAVLPPPSPWETIYISAGKKDKVNKVDIVGWMLQKGGLDKSELGRIELLDNAAFVAVSKKKLEKAVQLLQNEKLKGKKVKIEQAS; from the coding sequence ATGATCCAGAATATCCTAAACACCCTAAAGATTGCCAGCCTGAACGAGATGCAGGAACAGACGCTGGCGGCCGCTCAGAAAAGCGATGTCATCTTGTTATCGCCTACGGGGTCTGGGAAAACCTTGGGGTATTTGTTGTCGGTGTTGCCTCGGCTGAAGCCCGAGGTTCAGGAAGTGCAGGCACTCATTTTGGCTCCCTCCAGAGAGCTTGCCATGCAAATTGAGCAGGTCTTCAGAAGCATGGCCACCGGCTTCAGGGTAGACAGTCTCTACGGCGGACATGCCACCAACCCAGAGAAACGCAGCCTGACCAATCCACCAGCTCTGCTAGTGGGTACTCCCGGCCGGATTGCCTATCACCTACGGGAAGAAAACTTCTCCACCGCGGCCATCAAAACCCTGGTCCTGGATGAGTTTGACAAATCTTTGGAGTATGGATTTCAGGAAGACATGGCCTACATCATTGGACAACTCAGAGAGGTAGACAAACGCCTTTTAGTTTCAGCCACAGCTATGCCGCAGGTTCCTTCCTTTACCAAACTTAAGAACCCCATCACTGTGAACTTCCTGCAGGAGGCAAATAATGCCCCGGATTTGCAGGTGAAGGCCGTAGAGGTACAGAAAGGAAACAAGATGTCGGCTCTTATGGGTGTGTTATGCTCAATTGGAACCGCTTCCAGTATGGTTTTCTGCAACCAACGCGACACGGTGGAAGCAGTAAGTGATTTCCTGCGCGACAAAGGCCTTCCTCATGGCATCTTCCACGGAGGCCTAGAGCAACCAGACCGGGAACGCACCCTCATGAAGTTCCGGAACGGCACCTACCGCACCTTAGTAAGTACTGATCTAGCTGCCCGGGGCCTGGACATTCCCGAGGTGGAATTTGTTATCCATTTCCAGGTGCCTGATCAAGAAAATTTCACGCACCGCAATGGCCGCACCGCCCGCATGAACGCAAAAGGCACCAGTTACCTGCTCCTACAACCCGGTGAAAAGCCGCCTTACCTTCCCAAGATCCCGCCCTTGGAGAACTTGCCAGCCAAAGCGGTCTTGCCTCCTCCTTCACCCTGGGAAACCATTTACATTAGCGCCGGCAAAAAAGACAAGGTCAACAAAGTAGATATTGTAGGCTGGATGCTGCAAAAAGGTGGCTTAGACAAATCTGAGCTGGGCCGGATAGAACTGCTGGACAACGCCGCTTTCGTGGCCGTTTCTAAAAAGAAGCTTGAAAAAGCAGTTCAGCTCCTACAAAATGAAAAGCTGAAAGGGAAGAAAGTGAAGATTGAACAGGCCTCTTAA
- a CDS encoding chemotaxis protein CheB: MTSLIQPDTLPKTDHYLVGIGASAGGLEAIHKLFDHFPNNSSFSFVIIQHLSPDHKSLMAELLTKHTQMRVQEAEDDMVTRPNCIYVLPSGKQLTLKRGRLRLVDQIRNREPNFAIDVFFESLAKDRGRYAIGLILSGTGTDGTKGVKMIKAAGGMVMVQDPVTAKFDGMPRSAIETGSVDFVFPPERMPHEILDYTRQLPLVQSLIERNNGIEEDDEVLQEILDLICTHTQANFKSYKQGTIYRRIKKRMDLLKVANMPAYLTYIHENPAEIKLLCQEFLIGVTRFFRDQEAFEVLEQEIIPDIVANTPQEETIKVWVTACSTGEEVYSIAILFQECFDNLGQEPRVKLFATDIDQRAIKQASKAIYPNSISKDVPDKRLQQFFHHKNNRYVVKEDIRKLVVFAQHDLQKDPPFSRIDLITCRNMLIYLNPGLQKKVMSVFPYALKQHGYLFLGPSEHIGDLKTFFAEKNRKWKFFQKVKESKGVQQTYGVTPLAQTSPETSAPSFRNAQVLRYNELFLDAVSEDLKMTGLYIDDNYQVLHGIGDFNRFLKLPEKRLQLNLLKMVPKELGVTLSVDIRKVLKGQKTISRQVMVSKGTKSQLVQLTVKPISVEKDMPKVLLVLLQEVGKVNPSLKNLQPSLVTESDTEYFHQLSILEAELKEARESLHLTVQDLSTSNEELQSTNEELMSSNEELQSSNEEMQSLNEELHTVNSEHQLKIRELQELNEDLDNYIRSSNIGQLFLDHHLVIRKFTPTVMELINIIDIDLGRPIHHLSHNLKYSRWMEDIQKVNNTSVEVEVEVETVDGKYFLMRIIPYQKHDGNKDGVVLSFVDVTTLKTLSNVVQGVLNSSLDNIMAFKAVRNNEKEIVDFKWSLLNKETEQLIGKSQDQLLHQSILPDMGFVKKSGLFKKFVQVVETGQPLHLEQNLELNGYRGWFEIAAAKMGDGLTLTMADITEKRVSEEKILMAYEDLKRAEEDLLKLNSQLEIRVANRTQELSESQERFRLVSMATNDVVWDWNLITNELWWSNTLKPILGYEPEEMGDGINSWFNKIHPDDKARVIKSINEAINTGQDQWVGEFKLTRADGTYSSVYNRAYILHNEYQIPHRVLGSFIDLSDLKDTKLKLKDTNAHLLRVIDDLDNFVYTASHDLKAPIHNIEALLRELQLELPNEKSNLEEVQQIMNMMQGAIERFKKTIANLTEITKLQNDHSTDVTTVNLARLVQDVALDLEPMMKETNAQVQVEVSNCPEVSFSEKNLRSIVYNLMSNAVKYRSPERTPVINLLCEKEDNNVVLSVKDNGLGLTSEQQEHLFSMFQRFHDHVDGSGIGLYMVKKILNNAGGKIEVESQIGEGTTFKVYLKV; encoded by the coding sequence ATGACAAGTTTGATACAGCCTGACACCCTTCCTAAAACAGACCACTACCTGGTAGGGATAGGAGCTTCTGCGGGCGGATTAGAGGCTATTCATAAACTGTTTGACCATTTTCCCAATAACTCCAGTTTTTCATTTGTCATTATTCAGCACCTTTCGCCAGACCACAAGAGTCTGATGGCGGAGCTGCTCACCAAACATACCCAGATGCGGGTGCAGGAGGCGGAAGACGACATGGTCACCCGCCCCAACTGCATCTACGTACTGCCCAGCGGCAAGCAACTGACCCTGAAAAGAGGCAGACTACGGCTGGTTGACCAGATCAGAAACCGGGAACCCAATTTTGCCATTGACGTCTTTTTTGAATCTCTGGCAAAAGACCGCGGCCGCTACGCCATTGGCCTGATCTTGTCAGGCACGGGTACAGACGGCACCAAAGGGGTGAAAATGATCAAGGCCGCGGGCGGTATGGTCATGGTACAGGACCCTGTTACTGCTAAATTTGACGGCATGCCCCGCAGTGCCATTGAAACCGGCTCCGTGGATTTTGTTTTCCCGCCGGAGCGCATGCCGCATGAAATCTTGGACTACACCCGGCAACTTCCGCTGGTGCAGAGCCTGATTGAGCGCAACAATGGCATTGAAGAAGATGACGAGGTACTGCAGGAAATCCTGGACCTTATCTGCACCCATACCCAAGCCAATTTCAAGAGCTACAAACAGGGCACGATCTACCGGCGCATTAAAAAGCGCATGGACTTGCTGAAGGTAGCCAACATGCCAGCTTACCTGACCTATATCCATGAGAATCCCGCAGAGATAAAGTTGCTTTGCCAGGAGTTTTTAATTGGCGTAACCAGGTTCTTCCGAGACCAGGAAGCGTTTGAGGTGTTGGAACAGGAAATCATTCCTGATATCGTTGCCAATACCCCGCAGGAAGAAACCATCAAGGTTTGGGTAACCGCCTGCAGTACCGGTGAGGAAGTGTACTCCATTGCCATCCTGTTTCAGGAATGTTTTGACAATTTAGGGCAAGAACCAAGGGTAAAACTATTTGCCACCGATATAGACCAGCGCGCCATCAAGCAGGCCTCTAAGGCAATATATCCCAACTCCATCAGCAAAGATGTACCCGATAAACGGCTGCAGCAGTTCTTCCACCACAAGAACAACCGGTACGTGGTGAAGGAAGACATTCGTAAGCTGGTGGTGTTTGCGCAACATGATTTGCAGAAAGATCCGCCGTTCAGCCGGATAGATCTGATCACCTGCCGCAACATGCTCATCTACCTGAATCCTGGTCTTCAGAAAAAGGTGATGTCTGTGTTTCCATACGCTTTAAAGCAGCATGGGTATTTGTTTTTAGGTCCTAGCGAGCACATTGGTGATTTAAAAACTTTCTTCGCTGAAAAGAACCGGAAGTGGAAGTTTTTCCAGAAAGTAAAGGAAAGCAAGGGAGTTCAGCAAACCTACGGAGTAACCCCACTCGCTCAAACTTCGCCTGAAACGAGTGCCCCTTCTTTCAGAAATGCGCAGGTTTTGCGGTACAATGAACTGTTCCTGGATGCGGTGTCTGAGGACCTAAAAATGACGGGCCTCTACATTGATGACAACTACCAGGTACTGCACGGCATCGGTGATTTTAACCGGTTTCTGAAGCTCCCCGAAAAGCGTTTACAGCTCAATTTGCTGAAAATGGTGCCAAAAGAGCTGGGCGTCACCTTGAGCGTTGACATAAGAAAGGTGCTGAAGGGCCAGAAAACCATCTCGCGCCAGGTCATGGTGAGCAAGGGTACTAAAAGCCAGTTGGTGCAACTGACGGTGAAGCCTATCTCTGTAGAGAAGGACATGCCCAAGGTGTTGCTGGTGCTTCTGCAGGAAGTGGGCAAGGTCAACCCTTCTCTCAAGAACCTTCAGCCCTCGCTTGTTACTGAGTCAGATACTGAGTACTTCCATCAGCTTTCCATTTTAGAAGCAGAATTGAAAGAAGCCCGCGAAAGCCTGCATTTGACGGTTCAGGACTTGAGTACCTCTAACGAAGAACTGCAATCTACCAATGAGGAGCTCATGTCTTCCAATGAGGAACTGCAAAGCTCCAATGAAGAAATGCAGTCTTTGAACGAGGAATTGCACACCGTCAATTCTGAGCACCAACTCAAGATCAGAGAATTGCAGGAACTGAATGAGGACCTGGACAACTACATCCGGAGCTCAAACATCGGGCAGCTCTTTCTGGACCACCATCTGGTCATCCGGAAGTTCACGCCTACGGTCATGGAGTTGATTAACATCATTGACATTGACCTGGGCCGACCTATCCACCACCTCTCCCACAATCTCAAATATTCCCGCTGGATGGAAGACATCCAGAAGGTGAACAATACCTCTGTGGAAGTAGAGGTGGAAGTAGAGACTGTTGACGGAAAATACTTCCTGATGCGGATTATTCCCTACCAGAAGCACGATGGAAACAAAGACGGCGTAGTCCTCAGCTTTGTGGATGTTACTACCCTCAAAACCCTGAGCAATGTGGTGCAAGGGGTACTCAACAGCTCCTTAGACAACATCATGGCTTTTAAGGCGGTGCGCAACAATGAAAAGGAAATTGTTGACTTCAAGTGGAGCCTGTTGAACAAAGAGACCGAACAGCTCATTGGCAAATCGCAGGACCAACTGCTGCACCAAAGCATTCTGCCCGACATGGGCTTTGTGAAGAAATCTGGCTTGTTCAAGAAATTTGTGCAGGTAGTGGAAACCGGGCAGCCTTTACACCTTGAACAGAACCTGGAGTTGAACGGGTACCGGGGTTGGTTTGAGATTGCCGCCGCTAAAATGGGCGACGGGCTTACCCTCACCATGGCCGACATCACTGAGAAGCGGGTGAGCGAGGAAAAAATCCTGATGGCGTACGAAGACCTGAAACGCGCCGAGGAAGACCTGCTCAAACTTAACTCACAGCTAGAGATACGGGTAGCCAACAGAACCCAGGAACTCTCAGAAAGCCAGGAGCGCTTCAGGCTGGTATCCATGGCAACTAATGATGTGGTCTGGGATTGGAACCTCATCACCAATGAACTATGGTGGAGTAACACCCTTAAACCCATTCTGGGCTATGAACCTGAAGAAATGGGTGATGGGATCAACTCATGGTTCAATAAAATCCACCCCGATGACAAGGCACGGGTTATCAAGAGCATCAACGAGGCGATCAATACTGGTCAGGACCAGTGGGTGGGTGAGTTCAAGCTTACCCGTGCCGATGGCACGTACTCCTCGGTTTACAACCGGGCCTATATTCTGCATAATGAGTACCAGATACCGCACCGGGTGCTGGGTTCTTTTATTGACCTTTCTGATCTAAAAGACACCAAGCTAAAGCTGAAAGACACCAACGCGCATTTGCTCAGAGTCATTGATGACCTGGACAATTTTGTGTACACGGCCTCTCATGACTTGAAGGCACCCATTCATAACATTGAAGCCCTTTTGCGTGAGTTACAGTTAGAGCTTCCAAATGAGAAATCTAACCTGGAGGAGGTGCAGCAGATCATGAACATGATGCAGGGGGCCATTGAACGCTTCAAAAAAACCATTGCCAACCTTACAGAAATCACCAAACTCCAGAACGACCACAGCACAGATGTGACTACTGTAAACCTGGCGAGGCTTGTCCAGGATGTGGCGCTGGACCTGGAACCCATGATGAAAGAAACCAATGCCCAGGTACAGGTAGAGGTTTCTAATTGCCCGGAGGTCTCCTTCTCTGAAAAGAACCTCAGAAGCATCGTTTATAACCTGATGTCAAACGCAGTGAAATACCGCTCCCCAGAGAGAACCCCTGTTATAAACTTGCTTTGCGAAAAAGAGGATAATAATGTAGTGCTCTCCGTAAAAGACAACGGCTTAGGCTTGACCTCTGAACAACAGGAACACCTTTTCTCTATGTTCCAGCGCTTCCATGACCACGTAGATGGCTCTGGTATAGGCTTGTACATGGTAAAGAAAATCCTGAATAACGCCGGAGGCAAAATTGAGGTGGAAAGCCAGATAGGAGAAGGAACAACCTTTAAAGTTTACCTGAAAGTATAA
- a CDS encoding NUDIX hydrolase yields the protein MKTIDKLAWIEIHDGRILSTRSVGRTKYYIPGGKREADENDFAALSREIKEELEVDLVEETVNYFGTFQAQADSHPEGVEVKMTCYTGAYKGNIQPANEIEEVVWLGYSDRDKVSPVDQIIFDWLKEEKLLK from the coding sequence ATGAAAACCATAGATAAACTAGCCTGGATTGAAATCCATGATGGGCGAATATTGAGTACGCGTAGTGTGGGCCGTACGAAGTACTATATTCCGGGTGGAAAGCGGGAGGCAGATGAAAATGACTTTGCGGCCTTGTCCAGGGAGATCAAGGAGGAGCTGGAAGTAGATTTGGTAGAAGAGACGGTAAATTACTTCGGGACGTTTCAGGCCCAAGCCGATAGTCATCCAGAAGGAGTGGAGGTGAAAATGACGTGTTATACCGGAGCGTACAAGGGCAACATCCAACCCGCAAACGAGATAGAAGAAGTAGTATGGCTAGGCTATTCTGACCGGGATAAAGTTTCGCCGGTGGACCAAATTATATTTGACTGGTTGAAGGAAGAGAAGTTGCTAAAGTAG
- a CDS encoding sensor histidine kinase, protein MFLIVPVFGAILASIDQLVNASINAFLVSCIAPALVLQVRPLKTLFLFLISYAIFYLGLSYTQPNEALLLTMQVNGISAATLGWGLSWVLWRSNMLNYRQDRQIEAQKTELEKSNQSLRQSSQRLAEANSAKDKLFAIVSHDLRGPLQSTVQLSKMMADSSLVLSEEKSRHLSQLLHKSLQNTSKLMENLLLWARSQTEQIPFQPVSVNLRLQVQESIDFLQGMASSKNITIQNQVAAHLFAWADKELLGTIFRNLFTNAIKFTKQEGAVAIEAHSLPAPENETPFLQIKVRDNGVGISEKAINHLFDIGLKTSSLGTDNEAGSGLGLVLCKEFVEKHGGQMSVESEKGKGTCFSFTLPQQQENHLIASTNKEGIKEEA, encoded by the coding sequence ATGTTTCTGATTGTTCCGGTTTTCGGGGCTATTTTGGCCTCCATTGACCAATTGGTTAACGCCTCCATCAATGCCTTCCTGGTTTCGTGCATTGCGCCGGCTTTGGTCTTGCAGGTAAGGCCTTTGAAGACGCTTTTCCTGTTCCTGATCTCTTATGCCATCTTTTACCTGGGGCTTAGTTATACCCAACCCAATGAAGCGCTGTTGTTGACCATGCAGGTCAATGGAATTTCAGCGGCCACCCTTGGGTGGGGACTCAGTTGGGTGCTTTGGCGCAGCAACATGCTTAATTATAGGCAAGACAGGCAAATTGAAGCCCAGAAAACAGAACTGGAAAAAAGCAACCAAAGCTTACGCCAGTCCTCGCAGCGGTTGGCTGAGGCTAATTCTGCCAAGGATAAGCTTTTTGCTATTGTGTCTCATGACTTGCGCGGCCCCCTTCAGTCTACCGTTCAGCTCTCAAAAATGATGGCCGACAGTAGCCTTGTTCTTTCAGAGGAAAAGAGCAGGCATTTATCACAGTTGCTGCACAAAAGCCTGCAGAATACCTCTAAGCTGATGGAGAACCTGCTGCTGTGGGCCAGAAGCCAAACTGAGCAGATTCCTTTTCAGCCAGTTTCTGTAAACCTGCGGCTACAAGTGCAGGAGAGTATTGACTTTTTGCAGGGCATGGCAAGCAGCAAGAACATTACCATTCAGAACCAGGTTGCCGCTCACTTGTTTGCCTGGGCAGACAAAGAATTGTTAGGCACCATCTTCAGGAATCTGTTCACTAATGCCATAAAGTTCACCAAGCAGGAAGGAGCGGTGGCTATTGAGGCCCACTCTTTACCTGCACCAGAAAATGAAACGCCTTTCCTGCAAATCAAGGTGCGTGATAACGGGGTAGGAATCTCTGAGAAAGCCATCAACCACTTGTTCGACATCGGGCTAAAAACATCCTCTTTGGGTACTGATAATGAAGCAGGATCTGGCCTTGGGTTAGTTCTTTGCAAAGAGTTTGTAGAGAAACATGGGGGACAGATGAGTGTAGAGAGTGAAAAAGGAAAAGGCACTTGCTTCTCCTTTACATTGCCTCAACAGCAGGAGAATCACCTGATTGCTTCAACAAACAAAGAGGGAATTAAGGAAGAAGCATGA
- a CDS encoding toxic anion resistance protein: MENKEITLSENKELVQQKALEISKTIDPTKPESLSSFGVETQRKLGYYSNELLTKVKAKDSGDAGAAINELLTQINMIKVDETEKPGFFSRLPFVGKIKNKTQQLASQYNSVSENVDDVVVKLEKTRQSVLKDTTGLEVMFKQVVEYIHEVRSLIAAGKMKIDEIENQLIPQLQSEVESSGQDELVVQRLADMVAFKDRLEKKVHDFTLSHTIATQSMPQIRMIQTTNDVLAQKIQNSIVTVIPVWRQQVAIALGLEKQRKALEIQKKVTDTTNEMLLKNSQLLKTNVVTAAQENERGIVDVDTLKKVNKDMVETLDAVIKISEEGSRKRAEAVKELALVQEELNSKILGTLSKSKKIEIE; the protein is encoded by the coding sequence ATGGAAAATAAGGAAATTACCCTGTCAGAAAACAAAGAGTTGGTTCAGCAGAAAGCCCTGGAAATCTCTAAGACCATAGATCCCACCAAGCCGGAAAGCCTCAGCTCCTTTGGGGTAGAGACGCAGCGTAAACTGGGGTATTATTCCAATGAACTCCTCACCAAGGTCAAAGCCAAAGACTCAGGTGACGCCGGTGCCGCCATAAACGAGTTACTGACCCAAATCAACATGATCAAGGTAGACGAAACCGAGAAACCGGGTTTCTTCTCGCGCCTGCCGTTTGTGGGTAAGATCAAGAACAAGACCCAGCAGCTGGCCAGCCAGTACAACTCGGTGTCTGAGAACGTAGATGATGTGGTGGTGAAACTTGAGAAAACCCGCCAAAGCGTTCTGAAAGATACTACCGGGCTGGAGGTGATGTTCAAGCAGGTAGTGGAGTACATCCATGAGGTGCGCTCTCTGATTGCCGCCGGCAAAATGAAGATTGATGAGATCGAGAACCAGCTTATACCACAATTGCAGTCTGAGGTGGAAAGCAGCGGACAGGATGAACTGGTAGTGCAGCGGCTCGCCGATATGGTGGCGTTTAAGGACCGTTTAGAGAAAAAGGTGCATGATTTCACCTTGTCGCATACCATTGCCACGCAGTCTATGCCGCAGATCAGGATGATCCAGACTACCAATGATGTGCTGGCCCAGAAAATCCAGAACTCCATTGTGACCGTAATTCCGGTGTGGCGCCAGCAAGTGGCCATTGCCCTGGGACTGGAGAAACAGCGGAAAGCCCTGGAAATCCAGAAAAAGGTCACTGATACCACCAATGAGATGCTCTTAAAAAATTCACAGTTGCTCAAAACTAACGTGGTGACCGCCGCGCAGGAAAACGAGCGGGGCATTGTAGACGTGGACACCCTCAAAAAGGTAAACAAAGACATGGTGGAAACCCTGGATGCCGTGATCAAGATCTCAGAAGAAGGCAGCCGTAAACGGGCCGAAGCCGTAAAAGAGCTCGCGCTGGTGCAGGAAGAACTCAACAGCAAAATCCTGGGCACCTTAAGCAAGTCCAAGAAAATTGAAATAGAATAA
- a CDS encoding thioredoxin domain-containing protein: MGASLQMVAITYDPAYDLPLRLNAYAEIRGFKIDDQNRFFRAEGKINERLQQYFNLGVNYAGSIVNNHRIELFLLNKEGKIAQCFTHLQWNEAEVIKAVKELLKKSNVNINLPAITIKVSKNVINVVPPIVIAFFPKCPACWAAYLSVFGIASLKSIPYSPWLLPIFGIITGVNLYALFVGAKKRNGLVPFYISLLGAICLFILGNQLGVTIGSYLGVVFLFFGSSLNSLPFRTYFILKQRILRFLSFM, from the coding sequence TTGGGTGCAAGTCTGCAAATGGTTGCCATTACTTACGATCCAGCTTATGACTTGCCCTTAAGATTAAATGCGTATGCAGAAATAAGGGGCTTCAAAATAGACGATCAAAATCGTTTTTTTAGGGCAGAGGGAAAAATAAACGAAAGACTTCAGCAGTATTTCAACCTTGGAGTAAATTATGCCGGTTCTATTGTGAATAACCACAGAATAGAGCTATTCTTATTAAATAAAGAAGGCAAAATAGCCCAGTGTTTTACTCACTTACAGTGGAATGAAGCGGAAGTCATAAAAGCTGTTAAAGAACTGCTAAAAAAGTCTAATGTAAATATAAATTTACCTGCCATTACCATTAAAGTTTCTAAGAATGTAATTAATGTTGTTCCGCCCATTGTTATTGCCTTCTTTCCAAAATGTCCTGCTTGTTGGGCGGCTTACCTAAGTGTGTTTGGAATTGCGAGTCTTAAATCCATTCCTTACAGCCCATGGCTACTACCCATATTTGGTATAATAACGGGAGTTAATCTCTACGCTCTTTTTGTGGGTGCGAAAAAGCGCAATGGGTTAGTACCATTCTATATAAGCTTATTAGGTGCCATTTGCTTGTTTATATTAGGTAATCAATTAGGCGTTACAATTGGTTCTTACCTTGGGGTTGTTTTTTTATTTTTTGGTTCATCGTTAAATAGCCTTCCTTTTAGAACATATTTCATTTTAAAGCAAAGAATTTTGCGTTTTTTAAGCTTTATGTAA
- a CDS encoding FAD-binding protein: protein MVKRALISFSLAVAGGVFLSRFFSAHWKKGKVSFSQPKSFTNWAGNLTYSAEKVHFPKSTGKIQILVNNGGNQRALGSRHSFNTIADSRDTLISLQSLNEIVSLDKEAFKITVEAGMRYGELAEVLQQHGYAVPNMASLPHITVVGACSTATHGSGIQNGNLATSVSAIEFVNAAGEQVTMSRQKDGELFNGAVVALGGLGVVTKITLDLVPSFKMTQVVYRNLPMRALQDHFVEIMSKGYSVSLFTHWENQNINQVWVKSKVEEDVPAIIEPEVFGAKLATQKLHPIESESAENTTEQLGEVGEWYERLPHFKMGFKPSAGAELQSEYFVAIEHAYEAIMAIESLHEKISPHLFVSEIRTIKADELWLSPQYKQTTVAFHFTWKQDEEVVMQLLPLIEEKLAPFNARPHWGKLFTMEPKVLQAQYERMEDFRQLLLHHDLEGKFRNEFMEKYVFGVS, encoded by the coding sequence ATGGTTAAAAGAGCATTAATTTCATTCTCTCTCGCTGTTGCAGGTGGTGTATTCTTGTCAAGGTTTTTCTCAGCTCACTGGAAAAAGGGGAAAGTTTCCTTCTCTCAGCCGAAGAGTTTTACTAATTGGGCTGGTAATCTTACTTACAGTGCCGAGAAGGTGCATTTCCCTAAATCTACCGGTAAGATACAAATCTTGGTAAATAATGGCGGAAACCAACGAGCCTTAGGATCTAGGCATTCCTTCAACACAATCGCTGACAGTAGGGACACTCTTATTTCGCTTCAGAGTTTGAACGAAATTGTTTCACTGGACAAAGAAGCCTTTAAAATCACCGTAGAAGCAGGGATGCGGTATGGAGAATTAGCCGAAGTTCTGCAGCAACATGGCTATGCAGTTCCTAACATGGCTTCCTTACCGCACATTACAGTAGTTGGAGCCTGTTCCACAGCCACCCACGGCTCTGGAATACAAAACGGCAATCTTGCTACTTCTGTCTCTGCGATTGAATTTGTAAATGCTGCGGGTGAACAGGTAACTATGTCCCGGCAGAAGGATGGAGAATTGTTCAACGGAGCAGTAGTAGCGCTTGGAGGCTTGGGAGTAGTAACTAAGATTACCCTTGATCTGGTGCCCTCCTTCAAAATGACGCAAGTGGTGTACCGCAATCTACCCATGCGCGCATTGCAAGATCATTTTGTAGAAATCATGTCTAAAGGGTATAGCGTGAGCCTGTTTACCCATTGGGAAAACCAAAACATTAACCAGGTTTGGGTAAAGAGTAAAGTAGAGGAGGATGTGCCGGCCATTATTGAACCTGAGGTGTTTGGAGCAAAACTGGCTACTCAAAAGTTGCACCCTATTGAGAGTGAATCTGCGGAGAATACGACTGAGCAATTGGGAGAAGTTGGTGAGTGGTACGAGCGTTTGCCGCACTTTAAAATGGGGTTCAAACCGAGTGCAGGGGCAGAGTTGCAGAGTGAATATTTTGTGGCCATTGAGCATGCTTATGAAGCCATTATGGCAATTGAATCACTGCACGAGAAGATCTCACCGCATCTCTTTGTGTCAGAAATCAGAACCATTAAGGCAGATGAGTTGTGGCTAAGTCCACAATACAAGCAAACTACTGTGGCCTTTCACTTTACTTGGAAACAGGATGAGGAAGTGGTGATGCAACTGCTGCCTCTCATTGAGGAGAAGCTAGCTCCTTTCAATGCGCGGCCGCACTGGGGAAAACTGTTTACCATGGAGCCCAAGGTGTTGCAGGCGCAGTATGAGAGAATGGAGGATTTCAGGCAATTGCTTCTTCATCATGACCTGGAAGGGAAGTTCCGGAATGAGTTTATGGAGAAGTATGTGTTTGGTGTTTCCTGA
- a CDS encoding cold-shock protein, whose translation MNQGTVKFFNDSKGFGFIKDNNSNQEYFVHVSGLVDEIRENDEVVYDLQEGRKGLNAINVKRA comes from the coding sequence ATGAATCAAGGAACAGTAAAATTCTTCAACGACTCTAAAGGGTTCGGTTTTATCAAAGACAACAATTCAAATCAGGAGTACTTCGTACACGTATCTGGCTTGGTAGATGAAATCAGAGAAAACGACGAGGTAGTCTATGATCTTCAAGAAGGAAGAAAAGGACTAAACGCCATCAACGTAAAACGCGCTTAG